The following are encoded in a window of Amaranthus tricolor cultivar Red isolate AtriRed21 chromosome 2, ASM2621246v1, whole genome shotgun sequence genomic DNA:
- the LOC130806301 gene encoding peroxidase 66-like encodes MVLPSPKAWLRTIIFPSKHQMATQNTKSLFLSALILLFSAVFGSQAALDAHYYAKTCPQAESIIAQTVRNASIYDPKVPARLLRMFFHDCFIRGCDASILLDSTPENKAEKDGPPNISIRAFYVIDDAKAKLEKACPHTVSCADTIAIAARDVVTMTGGPFWNVLKGRKDGRISKANDTINLPPPFLNVTQLIQSFANRGLGIKDLVALSGGHTLGFSHCSSFVARVHNFSLVHETDPSMNPEFASLLKKKCPRPNHNGNAGQFLDPTSAKFDNEYYKQIIAGKGVFLTDQAMYNDQRTKSMIEAFAKDQNLFFGEFAASMIKLGNVGVNEVGEVRLNCRRVN; translated from the exons ATGGTACTTCCATCACCAAAAGCCTGGCTAAGAACAATAATCTTCCCTTCAAAACACCAAATGGCTACTCAAAACACCAAATCCCTCTTCTTGTCAGCTCTTATACTTCTTTTTAGCGCCGTTTTCGGCTCTCAGGCAGCACTAGATGCTCACTACTATGCAAAAACATGTCCACAAGCTGAGTCTATTATAGCGCAGACGGTTCGTAATGCTTCCATATATGATCCCAAAGTCCCTGCTCGCCTTCTTCGCATGTTTTTCCATGACTGCTTCATCAGG GGATGTGATGCATCGATTTTACTAGACTCGACACCAGAAAACAAAGCAGAGAAGGATGGGCCTCCTAACATCTCAATTCGAGCATTCTATGTTATTGACGATGCAAAGGCCAAGCTAGAGAAAGCATGTCCACACACAGTTTCATGTGCAGACACAATTGCCATAGCTGCTAGAGATGTAGTCACTATG ACAGGGGGACCTTTCTGGAATGTGCTAAAAGGACGAAAAGATGGAAGGATATCAAAAGCTAATGATACTATCAATCTTCCACCTCCATTTTTGAATGTGACACAACTAATTCAGAGTTTTGCTAATAGAGGATTGGGAATTAAGGATCTAGTGGCTCTATCGGGTGGCCACACACTAGGTTTCTCACATTGTTCTTCGTTTGTAGCTCGCGTCCACAATTTCAGCTTAGTACACGAGACTGATCCTAGCATGAACCCTGAATTCGCTAGCTTGCTAAAGAAGAAATGTCCTAGGCCAAACCATAATGGAAATGCAGGACAGTTCTTGGATCCAACTTCAGCAAAATTCGATAATGAATACTACAAACAGATAATCGCTGGAAAGGGTGTGTTTTTAACAGATCAAGCCATGTATAATGATCAACGCACTAAATCAATGATTGAGGCATTCGCAAAAGATCAAAACTTGTTCTTCGGAGAATTTGCAGCCTCAATGATAAAGCTCGGAAATGTTGGGGTTAATGAAGTAGGAGAAGTGCGACTGAACTGCCGAAGAGTAAACTAA
- the LOC130806889 gene encoding uncharacterized protein LOC130806889, translated as MGREWYLNWGTKSSSKKGRTNNKGGGGGIGRKSSTPPPVAAAAAAATAGGCMNAVLHMFDFQLCLHPQDSSFLPDDHTSLKGLEAPRNSLESIEEKEKDDYQDQFSKRIQVKTNRKDTGLKLVQTPRSRIEDFSSDGSSPASVRTPTLVARLMGLDILPESNTTTPRSSHSHILPHLKTTTKPTTNKPNGPSPSPQRSSSISTRRRAMDVVDHHRLSLQINKENSIVKEMELSRPSCSSISTKRKEGKKFCHEEEVTKSPSYYARQIMKQVRESVSRRVGVDITNTISNGNKKDHYRRDEHLLSYSLSKTRSSKPKKIKKNSSYHDENNKVMSMNSKIDHQHQQQQQQQQKTMVDRDLEQKMVRENNEDMNVKKMNLVKKKPFLKSYDSLKNKKDEQFVRASMNNKKSKTKTMLSSDLIHGTIPSVVTLKNKTTTKLLDKEGTSSNVQFSKPIMKNTSIGTTITTTTTTSPTSRLSRYPRQGINEKIKAEEKATHVPADHWKSRPKDATTNSVMEFQYITKILKCTGIDRDTPISFMRWFLPSHPLDPSIYHNLEATHYLTTSDKFACDRLNLSINRKLIFHLVDEMLADILKPYVDHHYHYLNYVDKHHYQHINGFQLVKILCTKIRSFPCSNCQTLQDIDALVEKDMQQFGRSSNLIDDEDEGEEIVSTMVGEIMDSLVQEICCTG; from the exons ATGGGTAGAGAATGGTACCTAAACTGGGGTACCAAATCCTCCTCCAAGAAAGGAAGGACTAATAATAAAGGCGGTGGCGGAGGAATAGGAAGAAAATCAAGTACTCCGCCACCAGTTGCAGCAGCTGCAGCGGCAGCCACTGCAGGAGGATGCATGAATGCTGTACTTCACATGTTTGATTTTCAGTTATGCTTACATCCTCAAGATAGTTCTTTTCTCCCTGATGATCATACTTCTTTAAAAG GTCTTGAAGCACCACGAAACAGCTTGGAATCaatagaagagaaagaaaaggatGATTATCAAGATCAGTTTTCT aaGCGTATTCAAGTGAAAACGAATCGAAAAGACACAGGGCTGAAGCTGGTACAAACACCCAGAAGTAGAATAGAAGACTTCTCATCAGATGGCAGCTCACCAGCAAGTGTAAGGACTCCAACCCTTGTTGCAAGACTTATGGGCCTAGACATTCTACCTGAATCCAACACTACCACTCCAAGATCATCCCATTCTCATATCTTACCTCATCTCAAAACAACCACTAAACCCACCACTAATAAGCCCAATGGGCCTAGCCCAAGCCCACAAAGATCATCATCCATCTCGACTCGAAGGCGGGCCATGGATGTTGTTGATCATCATAGACTATCTCTTCAAATCAACAAGGAGAATAGTATTGTGAAGGAAATGGAGTTGTCTAGGCCATCTTGCTCATCAATAAgtacaaaaagaaaagaagggaaaaaattTTGTCATGAAGAAGAGGTTACTAAAAGTCCTAGCTATTATGCTAGGCAAATTATGAAACAAGTTAGGGAAAGTGTTAGTAGAAGAGTTGGTGTTGATATTACTAATACAATtagtaatggtaataaaaaagATCATTATAGAAGAGATGAACATCTTTTGTCATATTCATTATCAAAAACAAGATCATCAAAACCCAAAAAGATCAAGAAAAATTCATCATATCATgatgaaaataataaagttatGAGTATGAACTCAAAAATTGATCATCAACATCAAcagcagcaacaacaacaacagaaGACTATGGTTGATAGAGATTTAGAACAAAAAATGGTGAGGGAAAATAATGAGGATATGAATGTAAAGAAGATGAATTTGGTGAAAAAGAAGCCCTTTTTGAAGTCTTATGATTCATTAAAGAATAAGAAAGATGAACAATTTGTTAGAGcttcaatgaataataagaagAGTAAGACCAAGACTATGTTGTCTAGTGATCTTATTCATGGTACAATTCCTTCAGTTGTCACACTCAAGAACAAGACTACTACAAAATTACTTGACAAAGAg GGAACTTCATCAAATGTTCAATTTTCAAAACCTATCATGAAAAACACCAGCATTGGAACTACAATCACAACCACGACCACAACCAGTCCAACAAGTCGGTTATCTCGTTATCCGAGGCAAGGGATAAACGAGAAAATAAAGGCGGAAGAAAAAGCGACGCACGTACCCGCGGACCATTGGAAAAGCAGGCCAAAAGATGCAACAACCAACTCTGTGATGGAGTTTCAGTACATCACAAAAATCCTTAAATGTACTGGAATTGACAGAGACACACCAATTTCTTTCATGAGATGGTTTTTACCTTCTCATCCATTAGACCCATCAATTTACCATAATTTAGAAGCTACCCATTATCTTACAACAAGTGATAAATTTGCTTGTGATAGATTAAACCTTTCTATTAATAGAAAGTTAATTTTTCATCTGGTAGATGAAATGTTAGCTGATATATTGAAACCTTACGTtgatcatcattatcattatcttaATTATGTTGATAAGCATCATTATCAACATATTAATGGGTTTCAATTAGTGAAGATATTGTGCACCAAAATCCGAAGTTTTCCTTGTTCAAATTGCCAAACTCTACAAGATATTGATGCATTAGTTGAGAAAGATATGCAACAATTTGGAAGGTCAAGTAACTTgattgatgatgaagatgaaggtgAAGAAATTGTTTCAACAATGGTCGGCGAAATTATGGATTCTCTAGTACAAGAAATTTGTtgcactggatag
- the LOC130806304 gene encoding peroxidase 66-like, translated as MAALSTSKALFVVLLSIAVFGSQAALDAHYYDQTCPQAEFIVAQTIRNASIFDPKVPARILRMFFHDCFIRGCDASLLLDSTPGNTAEKDGPPNVSVQAFYVIDDAKAKLEKSCPHTVSCADIVAMAARDVVAMTGGPSWGVLKGRKDGRISKASDTINLPAPFLNATQLIQTFANRGLGIKDLVALSGGHTLGFSHCSSFVPRLHNFSIVHDTDPSMNVEFANLLKAKCPSPNNNGAAGQFLDSTSAQFDNDYYKQVIAGKGVFGTDQALYNDQRTRPIIESFAKNQNLFFTEFAASMIKLGNVGVSEQGEVRMNCRRVI; from the exons ATGGCTGCTCTATCAACCAGCAAAGCCCTTTTCGTCGTTCTCCTCTCCATCGCAGTGTTCGGTTCACAAGCAGCACTCGACGCTCACTATTATGATCAAACATGTCCACAAGCTGAGTTTATTGTAGCACAAACGATTCGCAATGCTTCTATATTTGATCCTAAGGTTCCTGCTCGTATTCTTCGTATGTTCTTCCACGATTGTTTCATTAGG GGGTGTGACGCATCACTTTTACTCGACTCAACACCAGGCAACACAGCAGAGAAGGACGGCCCTCCTAATGTCTCAGTTCAAGCATTCTATGTCATCGATGATGCAAAAGCTAAGCTAGAGAAATCATGTCCACACACAGTTTCATGTGCTGACATAGTCGCCATGGCTGCTAGAGATGTTGTCGCTATG ACCGGAGGACCGTCTTGGGGCGTGCTCAAAGGAAGGAAAGACGGAAGAATATCAAAAGCAAGCGACACCATAAATCTTCCAGCACCATTCCTGAATGCGACTCAACTAATTCAAACATTTGCAAACAGAGGATTAGGGATTAAGGATCTAGTCGCGCTATCTGGTGGCCACACGCTAGGCTTCTCACATTGTTCTTCCTTTGTACCTCGCCTTCATAACTTCAGCATCGTACATGACACTGATCCGAGCATGAACGTTGAATTCGCTAACTTACTGAAGGCGAAATGCCCTTCACCGAACAATAATGGAGCTGCAGGACAATTCTTAGACTCAACTTCAGCACAATTTGATAACGACTACTACAAACAGGTTATAGCAGGAAAGGGTGTTTTTGGAACGGATCAAGCTTTATATAATGATCAAAGGACTAGGCCAATAATCGAGTCATTTGCCAAAAATCAAAACTTGTTCTTTACTGAGTTCGCGGCTTCAATGATAAAGCTTGGAAATGTTGGAGTAAGCGAACAAGGAGAAGTGCGAATGAATTGTAGAAGAGTGATTTAA